The Schistocerca gregaria isolate iqSchGreg1 chromosome 1, iqSchGreg1.2, whole genome shotgun sequence genome includes a window with the following:
- the LOC126279992 gene encoding spidroin-1-like isoform X17 codes for MASRLLQLLLAIALASASAGLKQEKRSVLDKEIGIATTGSESTASAEGVSSLQAGAEHLGRSILYGRIKPGGATVSESAAQSSAASLGGGSGTISGSSSESSSNAIGGGFNGVGIAGSSSESSSGSFGTGLGYNGAFSGSQSQSGAIAGGLGGFGASGSKSQSSSGSFGGGFGGIGAAISGSQSESSATGGSFLGRHDISGAGSQSGASSIGGGIGGIGAAGSQSQSEASGGSIARGFGGHGAAISGSQTESSAIGAGYLGGHGISGSSSQSDASSIGGGVGGFGASGSQSQSAAESLGGGYRGHGGVGGIGKAGSQSSGGAIGGGYGGHGGIGGVSASGSQSQAAGGSLGGGYEGHGAAISGSQSESTANGGGYLGGHGVSGAGSQSGATSVGGGIGGIGAAESQLQSSGGAIGGGHGGHGGVGGTGGTGSQSQSSGGTIGGGYGGHGGVGGIGTAGSQSQSSGGAIGGGYGGHGGVGGIGAAGSQSPGGAIGGGHGGHGAVGGVGAAGSQSQSSGAAIGGGYGVHGGVGGIGAAGSQSSGGAVGGGYGGHGGASGTGAAGSQSQSSGGAVGGGHGGHGAVGGIGAAESQSQSSGGAIGGGYGVHGGVGGISAAGSQSSGGAVGGGYGGHGGVSGIGAAGSQTQSSGGAIGGGHGGHGGVGGIGAAGSQSSSGAIGGGYRGHGGVGGIGAAGSQSQSSGAAIGGGYGGHGGVGGIGAVGSQSHSSGGAVGGGYGGHDGVGGIGGPGSQSSGGAIGGGYGGHGGLGGIGVAGSQSQSSAGSIGGGFGVGGAISGSQSQSGAIGGGYGVDGGITGSQSQSSSGAFGGGYDGFGGSFTGSGSQSSAGSLGGGFGGGSFTGSHSQSSAGSLGGGLGGGSFTGSGSHSSAGSLGDAFGDGSFTGSETQSSAGSLGGALGGGAFTGSGSQSSAGSLGGGLGGGSFTGSGSQSSAGSLGGGFGGGSFTGSQSQSSAGSLGGGLGGGSFTGSGSQSSAGSLSGGFGGGSFTGSGSQSSAGSLGGGLGGGSFTGSGSQSSAGSLGGGLGGGSFTGSGSQSSAGSFGGGFGGGSFTGSGSQSSSGSLGGGLGGGSFTGSGSQSSAGSLGGALGGGSFTGSGSQSSAGSLGGGFGGGSFTGSQSQSSAGSLGGGLGGGSFTGSGSQSSAGSLGGGFGGGSFTGSQSQSSAGSLGGGLGGGSFTGSSSQSSAGSFGGGLGGNRGFPLGFSGSESQSSSVAGGAGHFGGLLPGGIGGGAGGLFGLFG; via the exons GACTGAAACAAGAAAAGCGGAGCGTCCTCGACAAGGAAATTGGAATAGCTACAACAGGCTCAGAGTCAACAGCGTCCGCTGAAGGCGTGTCAAGTCTGCAAGCCGGAGCAGAGCACTTAGGAAGAAGCATATTATATGGACGCATTAAACCGGGTGGAGCTACAGTGTCTGAATCGGCAGCACAGTCTTCAGCAGCGTCATTAGGCGGTGGTTCCGGTACAATTAGCGGATCTTCATCAGAGTCAAGTTCAAATGCTATTGGAGGAGGATTTAATGGTGTCGGTATAGCTGGATCCTCTTCAGAATCTTCATCTGGCTCTTTTGGCACTGGCCTAggatacaatggtgcatttagtgggtCGCAATCCCAGTCCGGTGCAATAGCAGGTGGACTAGGTGGATTTGGTGCATCTGGATCTAAGTCACAATCCTCAAGTGGATCTTTTGGGGGTGGCTTTGGAGGCATTGGTGCCGCTATCAGTGGATCACAGTCTGAATCAAGTGCTACTGGTGGAAGCTTTCTAGGAAGACATGATATCAGTGGTGCAGGATCACAGTCTGGAGCAAGTTCGATTGGAGGTGGAATAGGTGGAATTGGTGCAGCTGGATCACAGTCACAATCTGAAGCATCAGGTGGATCCATTGCACGTGGATTTGGAGGCCATGGTGCAGCTATCAGTGGATCACAAACTGAGTCAAGTGCAATTGGTGCAGGCTATCTCGGAGGGCATGGAATCAGTGGTTCATCATCTCAATCAGATGCTAGTTCCATTGGAGGTGGAGTTGGTGGATTTGGTGCATCTGGATCTCAATCACAGTCAGCTGCTGAATCTCTAGGTGGAGGGTACAGAGGTCATGGTGGAGTAGGTGGAATTGGTAAAGCTGGGTCACAGTCATCTGGCGGAGCTATTGGAGGTGGGTATGGAGGTCATGGCGGAATTGGTGGAGTTTCTGCATCTGGATCACAATCACAGGCAGCAGGTGGATCACTTGGAGGTGGCTATGAAGGTCACGGTGCAGCTATCAGTGGCTCACAGTCTGAATCAACTGCTAATGGAGGTGGCTATCTCGGAGGGCATGGAGTTAGTGGAGCAGGATCACAGTCTGGTGCAACCTCTGTTGGAGGCGGAATAGGTGGAATTGGTGCAGCTGAATCACAGTTGCAGTCATCTGGTGGAGCTATTGGAGGTGGACATGGAGGTCATGGTGGGGTAGGTGGTACTGGTGGAACTGGATCACAGTCACAGTCATCTGGTGGAACTATTGGAGGTGGGTATGGCGGTCATGGCGGAGTAGGTGGAATTGGCACAGCTGGATCACAGTCACAGTCATCTGGTGGAGCTATTGGTGGTGGATATGGAGGTCATGGTGGAGTAGGTGGAATTGGTGCAGCTGGATCACAGTCACCTGGTGGCGCTATTGGAGGTGGACATGGAGGTCATGGTGCAGTAGGTGGAGTTGGCGCAGCTGGATCACAGTCGCAGTCATCTGGGGCAGCTATTGGAGGTGGATATGGAGTTCATGGTGGAGTAGGTGGAATTGGTGCAGCTGGATCACAGTCATCTGGTGGAGCTGTAGGAGGTGGGTACGGAGGTCATGGTGGAGCAAGTGGAACTGGTGCAGCTGGATCACAGTCGCAGTCATCTGGTGGAGCTGTTGGAGGTGGACATGGAGGTCATGGTGCAGTAGGTGGAATTGGTGCAGCTGAATCACAGTCACAGTCATCTGGTGGAGCTATTGGAGGTGGATATGGAGTTCATGGTGGAGTAGGTGGAATAAGTGCAGCTGGATCACAGTCATCTGGGGGAGCTGTAGGAG GTGGGTATGGAGGTCATGGTGGAGTAAGTGGAATTGGTGCAGctggatcacagacacagtcatCTGGTGGAGCTATTGGAGGTGGACATGGAGGTCATGGTGGAGTTGGTGGAATTGGTGCAGCTGGATCACAATCATCTAGTGGAGCTATTGGAGGTGGATACAGAGGTCATGGTGGAGTAGGTGGAATTGGTGCAGCTGGATCACAGTCACAGTCATCTGGGGCAGCTATTGGAGGTGGGTATGGAGGTCATGGTGGAGTAGGCGGAATTGGAGCAGTTGGATCACAGTCACATTCCTCTGGCGGAGCTGTTGGAGGTGGATACGGAGGTCATGATGGAGTAGGGGGTATTGGTGGACCTGGATCACAGTCATCTGGTGGAGCTATTGGAGGTGGGTATGGAGGTCATGGTGGCTTAGGTGGAATTGGTGTAGCTGGATCACAGTCACAGTCAAGTGCTGGATCTATTGGAGGTGGATTTGGTGTAGGTGGTGCAATCAGTGGTTCACAGTCTCAATCTGGTGCTATTGGAGGTGGGTATGGTGTTGATGGAGGAATCACCGGATCACAGTCACAATCCAGCTCAGGAGCATTTGGTGGTGGGTACGATGGGTTTGGTGGTTCATTTACTGGGTCCGGATCCCAGTCATCAGCTGGCTCACTAGGTGGCGGATTCGGTGGTGGTTCATTTACTGGATCTCATTCTCAGTCATCAGCTGGTTCACTAGGAGGTGGACTGGGTGGTGGCTCTTTTACTGGGTCTGGATCTCATTCATCAGCTGGTTCACTAGGTGACGCATTTGGTGATGGTTCATTTACTGGATCTGAAACTCAGTCCTCAGCTGGCTCACTAGGAGGTGCACTTGGTGGTGGGGCATTTACTGGGTCTGGATCACAATCGTCAGCTGGTTCACTAGGAGGTGGACTGGGTGGTGGCTCATTTACAGGGTCTGGATCTCAGTCATCAGCTGGCTCATTAGGTGGTGGATTTGGTGGTGGGTCATTCACTGGATCTCAATCTCAATCATCAGCTGGTTCACTAGGAGGTGGACTTGGTGGTGGATCATTTACTGGGTCTGGTTCTCAATCCTCTGCCGGCTCACTAAGTGGTGGATTTGGTGGTGGTTCATTTACTGGGTCTGGATCACAATCATCAGCTGGTTCACTAGGAGGTGGACTTGGTGGTGGCTCATTTACTGGGTCTGGATCACAATCATCAGCTGGTTCACTAGGAGGTGGACTGGGTGGTGGCTCATTTACAGGGTCTGGGTCTCAGTCATCAGCTGGCTCATTTGGTGGCGGATTTGGTGGTGGTTCGTTTACTGGGTCTGGATCACAATCATCATCTGGTTCACTAGGAGGTGGCCTTGGTGGTGGCTCATTTACTGGGTCTGGATCTCAATCCTCAGCTGGCTCACTAGGAGGTGCACTTGGTGGTGGCTCATTTACTGGATCTGGATCTCAGTCATCAGCTGGATCACTAGGTGGCGGATTTGGTGGTGGGTCATTCACTGGATCTCAGTCTCAATCATCAGCTGGTTCACTAGGAGGTGGACTTGGTGGTGGATCATTTACTGGGTCTGGTTCTCAATCCTCTGCCGGCTCACTAGGTGGCGGATTTGGTGGTGGTTCATTTACTGGTTCTCAGTCCCAATCATCAGCTGGATCACTGGGTGGTGGGCTTGGTGGTGGCTCATTTACTGGGTCTTCTTCTCAGTCATCAGCTGGGAGCTTTGGAGGTGGGTTAGGAGGAAATAGAGGATTTCCTTTAGGTTTTTCAGGTTCAGAATCCCAATCTTCGAGTGTAGCAGGAGGGGCAGGTCATTTTGGAGGTCTTTTGCCAGGTGGTATAGGAGGTGGAGCTGGTGGTCTCTTTGGTTTGTTTGGATAA
- the LOC126279992 gene encoding uncharacterized PE-PGRS family protein PE_PGRS54-like isoform X25, whose protein sequence is MASRLLQLLLAIALASASAGLKQEKRSVLDKEIGIATTGSESTASAEGVSSLQAGAEHLGRSILYGRIKPGGATVSESAAQSSAASLGGGSGTISGSSSESSSNAIGGGFNGVGIAGSSSESSSGSFGTGLGYNGAFSGSQSQSGAIAGGLGGFGASGSKSQSSSGSFGGGFGGIGAAISGSQSESSATGGSFLGRHDISGAGSQSGASSIGGGIGGIGAAGSQSQSEASGGSIARGFGGHGAAISGSQTESSAIGAGYLGGHGISGSSSQSDASSIGGGVGGFGASGSQSQSAAESLGGGYRGHGGVGGVGAAGSQSQSSGAAIGGGYGVHGGVGGIGAAGSQSSGGAVGGGYGGHGGASGTGAAGSQSQSSGGAVGGGHGGHGAVGGIGAAESQSQSSGGAIGGGYGVHGGVGGISAAGSQSSGGAVGGEYGGHGGVSGIGAAGSQSQSSGGAIGGGYRGHGGVGGIGAAGSQSSGGAIGGGYGGHGGVSGIGAAGSQTQSSGGAIGDGYGGHGGVGGIGAAGSQSQSSGGAIGGGYGGHGGVGGIGATGSQSSGGAIGGGYGGHGGVSGIGAAGSQTQSSGGAIGGGHGGHGGVGGIGAAGSQSSSGAIGGGYRGHGGVGGIGAAGSQSQSSGAAIGGGYGGHGGVGGIGAVGSQSHSSGGAVGGGYGGHDGVGGIGGPGSQSSGGAIGGGYGGHGGLGGIGVAGSQSQSSAGSIGGGFGVGGAISGSQSQSGAIGGGYGVDGGITGSQSQSSSGAFGGGYDGFGGSFTGSGSQSSAGSLGGGFGGGSFTGSHSQSSAGSLGGGLGGGSFTGSGSHSSAGSLGDAFGDGSFTGSETQSSAGSLGGALGGGAFTGSGSQSSAGSLGGGLGGGSFTGSGSQSSAGSLGGGFGGGSFTGSQSQSSAGSLGGGLGGGSFTGSGSQSSAGSLSGGFGGGSFTGSGSQSSAGSLGGGLGGGSFTGSGSQSSAGSLGGGLGGGSFTGSGSQSSAGSFGGGFGGGSFTGSGSQSSSGSLGGGLGGGSFTGSGSQSSAGSLGGALGGGSFTGSGSQSSAGSLGGGFGGGSFTGSQSQSSAGSLGGGLGGGSFTGSGSQSSAGSLGGGFGGGSFTGSQSQSSAGSLGGGLGGGSFTGSSSQSSAGSFGGGLGGNRGFPLGFSGSESQSSSVAGGAGHFGGLLPGGIGGGAGGLFGLFG, encoded by the exons GACTGAAACAAGAAAAGCGGAGCGTCCTCGACAAGGAAATTGGAATAGCTACAACAGGCTCAGAGTCAACAGCGTCCGCTGAAGGCGTGTCAAGTCTGCAAGCCGGAGCAGAGCACTTAGGAAGAAGCATATTATATGGACGCATTAAACCGGGTGGAGCTACAGTGTCTGAATCGGCAGCACAGTCTTCAGCAGCGTCATTAGGCGGTGGTTCCGGTACAATTAGCGGATCTTCATCAGAGTCAAGTTCAAATGCTATTGGAGGAGGATTTAATGGTGTCGGTATAGCTGGATCCTCTTCAGAATCTTCATCTGGCTCTTTTGGCACTGGCCTAggatacaatggtgcatttagtgggtCGCAATCCCAGTCCGGTGCAATAGCAGGTGGACTAGGTGGATTTGGTGCATCTGGATCTAAGTCACAATCCTCAAGTGGATCTTTTGGGGGTGGCTTTGGAGGCATTGGTGCCGCTATCAGTGGATCACAGTCTGAATCAAGTGCTACTGGTGGAAGCTTTCTAGGAAGACATGATATCAGTGGTGCAGGATCACAGTCTGGAGCAAGTTCGATTGGAGGTGGAATAGGTGGAATTGGTGCAGCTGGATCACAGTCACAATCTGAAGCATCAGGTGGATCCATTGCACGTGGATTTGGAGGCCATGGTGCAGCTATCAGTGGATCACAAACTGAGTCAAGTGCAATTGGTGCAGGCTATCTCGGAGGGCATGGAATCAGTGGTTCATCATCTCAATCAGATGCTAGTTCCATTGGAGGTGGAGTTGGTGGATTTGGTGCATCTGGATCTCAATCACAGTCAGCTGCTGAATCTCTAGGTGGAGGGTACAGAGGTCATGGTGGAGTAG GTGGAGTTGGCGCAGCTGGATCACAGTCGCAGTCATCTGGGGCAGCTATTGGAGGTGGATATGGAGTTCATGGTGGAGTAGGTGGAATTGGTGCAGCTGGATCACAGTCATCTGGTGGAGCTGTAGGAGGTGGGTACGGAGGTCATGGTGGAGCAAGTGGAACTGGTGCAGCTGGATCACAGTCGCAGTCATCTGGTGGAGCTGTTGGAGGTGGACATGGAGGTCATGGTGCAGTAGGTGGAATTGGTGCAGCTGAATCACAGTCACAGTCATCTGGTGGAGCTATTGGAGGTGGATATGGAGTTCATGGTGGAGTAGGTGGAATAAGTGCAGCTGGATCACAGTCATCTGGGGGAGCTGTAGGAGGTGAGTATGGAGGTCATGGTGGAGTAAGTGGAATTGGTGCAGCTGGATCACAGTCACAGTCGTCTGGTGGAGCTATTGGAGGTGGGTACAGAGGTCATGGTGGAGTAGGTGGAATTGGTGCAGCTGGGTCACAGTCATCTGGGGGAGCTATAGGAGGTGGGTATGGAGGTCATGGTGGAGTAAGTGGAATTGGTGCAGctggatcacagacacagtcgtCTGGTGGAGCTATTGGAGATGGATATGGAGGTCATGGTGGAGTTGGTGGAATTGGAGCAGCTGGATCACAGTCACAGTCATCTGGTGGAGCTATTGGAGGTGGATACGGAGGTCATGGTGGAGTAGGTGGAATTGGTGCAACTGGATCACAGTCATCTGGGGGAGCTATAGGAGGTGGGTATGGAGGTCATGGTGGAGTAAGTGGAATTGGTGCAGctggatcacagacacagtcatCTGGTGGAGCTATTGGAGGTGGACATGGAGGTCATGGTGGAGTTGGTGGAATTGGTGCAGCTGGATCACAATCATCTAGTGGAGCTATTGGAGGTGGATACAGAGGTCATGGTGGAGTAGGTGGAATTGGTGCAGCTGGATCACAGTCACAGTCATCTGGGGCAGCTATTGGAGGTGGGTATGGAGGTCATGGTGGAGTAGGCGGAATTGGAGCAGTTGGATCACAGTCACATTCCTCTGGCGGAGCTGTTGGAGGTGGATACGGAGGTCATGATGGAGTAGGGGGTATTGGTGGACCTGGATCACAGTCATCTGGTGGAGCTATTGGAGGTGGGTATGGAGGTCATGGTGGCTTAGGTGGAATTGGTGTAGCTGGATCACAGTCACAGTCAAGTGCTGGATCTATTGGAGGTGGATTTGGTGTAGGTGGTGCAATCAGTGGTTCACAGTCTCAATCTGGTGCTATTGGAGGTGGGTATGGTGTTGATGGAGGAATCACCGGATCACAGTCACAATCCAGCTCAGGAGCATTTGGTGGTGGGTACGATGGGTTTGGTGGTTCATTTACTGGGTCCGGATCCCAGTCATCAGCTGGCTCACTAGGTGGCGGATTCGGTGGTGGTTCATTTACTGGATCTCATTCTCAGTCATCAGCTGGTTCACTAGGAGGTGGACTGGGTGGTGGCTCTTTTACTGGGTCTGGATCTCATTCATCAGCTGGTTCACTAGGTGACGCATTTGGTGATGGTTCATTTACTGGATCTGAAACTCAGTCCTCAGCTGGCTCACTAGGAGGTGCACTTGGTGGTGGGGCATTTACTGGGTCTGGATCACAATCGTCAGCTGGTTCACTAGGAGGTGGACTGGGTGGTGGCTCATTTACAGGGTCTGGATCTCAGTCATCAGCTGGCTCATTAGGTGGTGGATTTGGTGGTGGGTCATTCACTGGATCTCAATCTCAATCATCAGCTGGTTCACTAGGAGGTGGACTTGGTGGTGGATCATTTACTGGGTCTGGTTCTCAATCCTCTGCCGGCTCACTAAGTGGTGGATTTGGTGGTGGTTCATTTACTGGGTCTGGATCACAATCATCAGCTGGTTCACTAGGAGGTGGACTTGGTGGTGGCTCATTTACTGGGTCTGGATCACAATCATCAGCTGGTTCACTAGGAGGTGGACTGGGTGGTGGCTCATTTACAGGGTCTGGGTCTCAGTCATCAGCTGGCTCATTTGGTGGCGGATTTGGTGGTGGTTCGTTTACTGGGTCTGGATCACAATCATCATCTGGTTCACTAGGAGGTGGCCTTGGTGGTGGCTCATTTACTGGGTCTGGATCTCAATCCTCAGCTGGCTCACTAGGAGGTGCACTTGGTGGTGGCTCATTTACTGGATCTGGATCTCAGTCATCAGCTGGATCACTAGGTGGCGGATTTGGTGGTGGGTCATTCACTGGATCTCAGTCTCAATCATCAGCTGGTTCACTAGGAGGTGGACTTGGTGGTGGATCATTTACTGGGTCTGGTTCTCAATCCTCTGCCGGCTCACTAGGTGGCGGATTTGGTGGTGGTTCATTTACTGGTTCTCAGTCCCAATCATCAGCTGGATCACTGGGTGGTGGGCTTGGTGGTGGCTCATTTACTGGGTCTTCTTCTCAGTCATCAGCTGGGAGCTTTGGAGGTGGGTTAGGAGGAAATAGAGGATTTCCTTTAGGTTTTTCAGGTTCAGAATCCCAATCTTCGAGTGTAGCAGGAGGGGCAGGTCATTTTGGAGGTCTTTTGCCAGGTGGTATAGGAGGTGGAGCTGGTGGTCTCTTTGGTTTGTTTGGATAA